A region from the Stutzerimonas stutzeri genome encodes:
- a CDS encoding OprD family porin, whose translation MQLKPLSRFFILSSLAASALGTSTMASAAFLDDSKASVELRNFYMNRDFRESGASQSKADEWAQGFIMKIESGYTEGPVGFGLDAVGLLGIKLDSSPDRSGTGILQRDRESKRAQDDYGSAGLTAKAKLSNTTLHVGTLQPIIPVVMRNDSRLLPNTYQGAWLQSKELEGLTLDAGKLTDISYRDSSDSEEMAVFNGGARNIVLGSTKTSDEFLFAGGKYQFSPELTASYYYGGLDGIYKQHNTQLVHIMPLGESQSFKTDLRYVRSTDDGGSNVDNDAFGALFTYKIGGHGFTGGYQKMSGDTGFAYISGGDNMLINLLQINDFGNQDEKSWQVRYDYDFAALGMPGLTLMTRYVSGDNVNLAAGGEGEEWERDTDIAYVVQNGPLKNFGMKVRNATVRSNFGSDLNETRLILSYTLALW comes from the coding sequence ATGCAACTGAAACCCCTGAGCCGTTTCTTCATTCTCAGCAGCCTTGCGGCGTCCGCCCTGGGCACCTCGACGATGGCTTCAGCCGCGTTTCTCGACGACAGCAAGGCCAGCGTCGAATTGCGCAACTTCTACATGAACCGCGACTTCCGCGAGAGCGGTGCGAGCCAGTCCAAGGCCGATGAATGGGCCCAGGGCTTCATCATGAAGATCGAATCGGGCTACACCGAAGGCCCCGTCGGCTTCGGCCTCGACGCCGTTGGCTTGCTGGGCATCAAGCTCGACTCCAGCCCGGATCGCTCCGGTACCGGCATCCTGCAGCGCGACCGGGAATCCAAGCGCGCCCAGGACGACTACGGCTCGGCAGGCCTGACCGCCAAGGCGAAGCTGTCCAACACCACGCTGCATGTCGGCACGCTACAGCCGATCATCCCGGTGGTGATGCGCAACGACAGCCGCCTGCTGCCCAACACCTACCAGGGCGCCTGGTTACAGAGCAAGGAGCTCGAAGGCCTGACGCTCGATGCCGGCAAGCTGACCGACATCAGCTATCGCGACTCCTCGGACAGCGAGGAGATGGCCGTCTTCAACGGCGGTGCGCGCAACATCGTGCTGGGCAGTACCAAGACCAGCGACGAATTCCTGTTCGCCGGCGGCAAATACCAGTTCAGCCCCGAGCTGACGGCCAGCTACTACTACGGTGGCCTGGACGGCATCTACAAGCAGCACAACACGCAACTGGTCCACATCATGCCGCTGGGTGAGAGCCAGAGCTTCAAGACCGACCTGCGCTACGTGCGCTCCACCGATGACGGTGGCAGCAACGTCGACAACGATGCCTTCGGCGCACTGTTCACCTACAAGATCGGTGGTCACGGCTTTACCGGCGGCTATCAGAAGATGAGTGGCGACACCGGCTTCGCGTACATCAGCGGTGGCGACAACATGCTGATCAACCTATTGCAGATCAATGACTTCGGCAACCAAGATGAGAAGTCATGGCAGGTTCGCTACGACTATGATTTCGCCGCCCTGGGCATGCCCGGGCTGACTCTGATGACCCGCTACGTGTCCGGTGACAACGTCAACCTGGCCGCCGGCGGCGAAGGTGAAGAGTGGGAGCGCGACACCGACATCGCCTATGTCGTGCAGAACGGTCCGCTGAAGAACTTCGGCATGAAGGTGCGCAACGCCACGGTGCGCAGCAACTTCGGCAGCGACCTCAACGAAACCCGCCTGATCCTCAGCTACACCCTGGCGCTCTGGTAA
- a CDS encoding peroxidase-related enzyme (This protein belongs to a clade of uncharacterized proteins related to peroxidases such as the alkylhydroperoxidase AhpD.) encodes MSQPISRFPLVDDLASLPADVRERIVAVQEKAGFVPNVFLMLAHRPDEFRAFFAYHDALMERESDSLTKAEKEMIVVAVSADHGCLYCVVAHGAILRILAKDPLIADQIAVNYRTAPISERQRAMLDFALHLAAQRGVLDDAWQARLEGLGFTQGDIWDIGAIAALFGLSNRLVSMARTPPNDEFYLLGRVPRPAAS; translated from the coding sequence ATGTCCCAGCCGATCAGTCGTTTTCCGCTCGTCGACGATCTTGCCTCACTGCCTGCCGATGTCCGCGAGCGCATTGTCGCGGTGCAGGAGAAGGCGGGCTTCGTACCCAACGTTTTTCTGATGTTGGCCCATAGGCCTGATGAATTTCGCGCGTTTTTTGCCTACCACGATGCTTTGATGGAGCGTGAGTCCGACAGCCTGACCAAGGCCGAGAAGGAGATGATCGTAGTGGCAGTGAGTGCCGATCACGGCTGCTTGTACTGCGTCGTGGCGCATGGCGCGATCCTGCGCATCCTCGCCAAGGATCCGCTGATCGCCGATCAGATCGCCGTCAACTACCGCACCGCGCCGATCAGCGAGCGGCAGCGGGCGATGCTCGATTTCGCCCTGCATCTGGCCGCTCAGCGTGGCGTGCTGGATGACGCCTGGCAGGCGCGGCTGGAAGGGTTGGGCTTCACCCAAGGGGACATCTGGGATATCGGCGCGATTGCCGCGTTGTTCGGTTTGTCCAACCGCCTGGTGTCGATGGCGCGCACGCCGCCCAATGACGAATTCTATTTGCTGGGCCGCGTGCCCAGGCCGGCCGCGAGCTAA